The Amycolatopsis sp. DG1A-15b genome window below encodes:
- a CDS encoding sigma-70 family RNA polymerase sigma factor, with product MTVPTAVSRGPVFMFAERVFGRTSAVPLSRQAADDERAEAAKAEAWDLVRAAQDGDSSAFGRLYDRYVDVVYRYVLFRLGDRDLAEDVTSETFLRALRRITSVSYQGRDVGAWFVTIARNLVLDHVKSSRFKLEVVTDEVTEPGSAPFSVGATAQVGPEQEAISRATRAELLRCVAELGEDQRECIVLRFLQGLSVAETAEIMNRNEGAIKALQHRAVRRLAQLLPTGLR from the coding sequence ATGACCGTCCCGACCGCCGTCAGCCGCGGGCCCGTCTTCATGTTCGCCGAGCGCGTCTTCGGACGTACGTCGGCCGTGCCGCTGAGCAGGCAGGCGGCCGACGACGAGCGCGCCGAGGCGGCGAAGGCCGAAGCCTGGGACCTGGTGCGGGCCGCGCAGGACGGCGACTCGTCCGCCTTCGGCCGGCTCTACGACCGGTACGTCGACGTCGTCTACCGGTACGTGCTGTTCCGGCTCGGTGACCGCGACCTCGCCGAGGACGTCACCAGCGAGACGTTCCTGCGCGCGCTGCGCCGCATCACGTCGGTCAGCTACCAGGGCCGTGACGTCGGCGCCTGGTTCGTCACCATCGCCCGCAACCTCGTGCTCGACCACGTGAAGTCGAGCCGGTTCAAGCTCGAAGTGGTCACCGACGAGGTGACCGAGCCCGGTTCGGCGCCCTTCAGCGTCGGCGCGACCGCCCAGGTGGGCCCCGAGCAGGAGGCGATCAGCCGCGCCACCCGGGCCGAGCTGCTGCGCTGCGTCGCGGAACTGGGCGAAGACCAGCGGGAATGCATCGTCCTGCGGTTCCTGCAGGGCCTGTCCGTGGCCGAGACGGCCGAGATCATGAACCGCAACGAAGGGGCGATCAAGGCGCTCCAGCACCGCGCCGTACGCCGATTGGCACAACTCCTGCCCACCGGATTGCGCTGA
- the proC gene encoding pyrroline-5-carboxylate reductase — protein MTVIAVLGAGKIGEALLSGLLHGGHEAGDLLFTERYPARVEELTSRYGIRGVEVEEAAKRADVLVVAVKPQDIEPVLDELAPLLGPSSLVVSLCAGLPTSLYERRLAEGVPVVRVMPNTPMLVNEAMSAISAGRYATAEHLAVVRDLLSHVGQVVEVPEGQQDAVTALSGSGPAYFFYLVEAMIDAGILLGLPRALAGQLIIQSAVGAAKMLAESDEHPVLLREAVTSPAGTTINAIRELEKHGVRAALLAAIEAAKDRSVELGKAHDED, from the coding sequence ATGACGGTCATCGCGGTGCTGGGTGCGGGCAAGATCGGTGAGGCGTTGCTGTCGGGGCTGCTGCACGGCGGCCACGAAGCAGGCGACCTCCTCTTCACCGAGCGGTACCCGGCGCGCGTCGAAGAACTGACCAGCCGCTACGGCATCCGGGGCGTCGAGGTCGAGGAAGCCGCCAAGCGGGCCGACGTCCTGGTGGTCGCCGTCAAGCCGCAGGACATCGAGCCCGTTCTCGATGAACTCGCGCCGCTGCTCGGGCCGTCTTCGCTCGTCGTCTCGCTCTGCGCCGGGCTGCCCACCTCGCTCTACGAACGGCGGCTCGCCGAGGGCGTTCCCGTCGTGCGGGTCATGCCGAACACGCCGATGCTCGTCAACGAGGCCATGAGCGCCATCTCCGCCGGGCGGTACGCCACCGCCGAGCACCTCGCCGTGGTGCGGGACCTGCTCTCGCACGTGGGGCAGGTCGTCGAGGTGCCGGAAGGCCAGCAGGACGCCGTCACCGCGCTGTCCGGGTCCGGGCCCGCCTACTTCTTCTACCTGGTCGAAGCCATGATCGACGCCGGGATCCTGCTGGGCCTGCCGCGGGCGCTCGCCGGGCAGCTGATCATCCAGTCGGCCGTCGGCGCGGCGAAGATGCTCGCCGAATCCGACGAGCACCCCGTGCTGCTGCGCGAGGCCGTGACGTCGCCGGCCGGGACGACCATCAACGCCATCCGCGAGCTCGAGAAGCACGGCGTCCGCGCCGCGCTGCTGGCCGCCATCGAGGCCGCGAAGGACCGCTCCGTGGAGCTCGGGAAGGCCCACGACGAGGACTGA
- a CDS encoding glutaredoxin family protein has translation MAHEVTVMGRAGCHLCEVAEADVARICGELGVAWKAEDVDTDPEWRAEYGDRVPVILVDGAEHGYWRVEEDRLRRALT, from the coding sequence ATGGCGCACGAAGTGACGGTGATGGGCCGGGCCGGTTGCCACCTCTGCGAGGTCGCGGAGGCGGACGTCGCCCGGATCTGCGGCGAGCTCGGCGTCGCCTGGAAGGCCGAGGACGTCGACACCGACCCGGAGTGGCGCGCGGAGTACGGCGACCGCGTCCCGGTGATCCTGGTCGACGGCGCCGAGCACGGGTACTGGCGCGTCGAAGAGGACCGGCTCCGGCGCGCGCTCACCTGA
- a CDS encoding helix-turn-helix domain-containing protein — MSPNKKEDLPAVGQVQFLTVAEVATLMRVSKMTVYRLVHSGELPAVRVGKSFRVPEKAVHEYLQGAYYDVG, encoded by the coding sequence ATGTCGCCGAACAAAAAGGAGGATTTGCCCGCCGTCGGGCAGGTCCAGTTCTTGACGGTCGCCGAAGTGGCCACGCTGATGCGGGTCTCCAAGATGACCGTCTACCGTCTCGTGCACTCGGGTGAGCTGCCCGCCGTCAGGGTCGGGAAGTCCTTCCGGGTGCCGGAGAAAGCAGTGCACGAGTACCTCCAGGGTGCCTACTACGACGTGGGCTGA
- a CDS encoding AURKAIP1/COX24 domain-containing protein — MGSVIKKRRKRMSKKKHRKLLRRTRVQRRKAGK, encoded by the coding sequence ATGGGCTCTGTGATCAAGAAGCGCCGCAAGCGCATGTCGAAGAAGAAGCACCGCAAGCTGCTTCGCCGCACGCGAGTGCAGCGTCGCAAGGCCGGCAAGTAA
- a CDS encoding HAD-IB family hydrolase — protein sequence MEAVCVSAWRGRDKSQELERLAALAGEASAEAAHARVVSEAAEPPAPPAPPDLTAAAFFDVDNTMMMGASIFYFARGLAARKFFTSSDLAGFVWGQIKFRLGGRENKEDIKTHRERALSFVAGRTVAELTSISEEIYDELMADKIWSGTRALAQMHLDAGQRVWLVTATPIELAAIISRRLGLTGALGTVAETRDGVYTGRLVGDLLHGRAKAHAVRALASREGLNLKRCTAYSDSANDIPMLSVVGTAVAVNPDGGLRDVARARGWEIRDFRTGRKAAKIGVPSVLGAGALAGAVAAGMAYRRR from the coding sequence GTGGAGGCGGTGTGCGTGTCAGCTTGGCGTGGCAGGGATAAGAGTCAGGAGCTGGAACGGCTCGCCGCGCTCGCGGGCGAGGCGTCGGCCGAGGCTGCCCACGCCCGTGTGGTCTCCGAAGCCGCCGAGCCCCCCGCCCCGCCGGCCCCGCCGGACCTGACCGCGGCCGCGTTCTTCGACGTCGACAACACGATGATGATGGGCGCGTCGATCTTCTACTTCGCCCGCGGGCTCGCGGCGCGCAAGTTCTTCACGTCGTCGGACCTGGCCGGGTTCGTCTGGGGCCAGATCAAGTTCCGGCTCGGCGGCCGCGAGAACAAAGAGGACATCAAGACCCACCGCGAGCGCGCACTGTCCTTTGTGGCCGGGCGCACGGTGGCGGAGCTGACGTCGATCAGCGAAGAGATCTACGACGAGCTGATGGCGGACAAGATCTGGTCCGGCACGCGCGCGCTGGCCCAGATGCACCTGGACGCGGGCCAGCGCGTCTGGCTGGTGACGGCCACCCCGATCGAGCTGGCGGCGATCATCTCCCGCCGCCTGGGTCTCACCGGCGCGCTGGGCACGGTCGCGGAGACCCGCGACGGCGTGTACACGGGCCGCCTGGTCGGCGACCTGCTGCACGGCCGCGCGAAGGCGCACGCGGTGCGGGCCCTGGCCTCCCGCGAGGGGCTGAACCTCAAGCGCTGCACGGCTTACTCGGACTCGGCGAACGACATCCCGATGCTGTCGGTGGTGGGCACCGCGGTGGCGGTCAACCCGGACGGCGGCCTGCGGGACGTGGCCCGGGCCCGCGGCTGGGAGATCCGCGACTTCCGGACCGGCCGGAAGGCGGCGAAGATCGGCGTGCCTTCGGTGCTCGGGGCCGGGGCGCTGGCCGGTGCCGTGGCGGCGGGCATGGCCTACCGCCGCCGCTGA
- a CDS encoding sensor histidine kinase, producing MSTEDARPWHLVVRARAALDALERLVVGMGTAVLAVAASLWLLGTAALCVAGVGILLVPTALRLVRTVADRERTRLEVLRPPPVPRKLRAALAQPSFRRELGWLVCHSTLGLLLSLTALTLAVDVMHDASFPAWWWFVSPGDATPAQGFFTATDWGDAVLVCLFGLATLVVSVLVMPLLARCQAWPGLRLLAPDRGTDLALRVAELTATRAAALDAHAVELRRIERSLHDGTQNRLVAVNVLLGAAKRALARDPAAAEEILGRAQDAGEQALAELRGVVRSILPPVLTERSLPDALSALAADCPVTCRIDADLPGRSAVSVEVTAYFVVAEALTNVAKHSGAKAATVRLRHDRDRVRVEITDDGRGGADEETGSGLTGIRRRVEAHDGTFALASPAGGPTTLVVSLPCGS from the coding sequence ATGTCCACCGAGGACGCCCGTCCGTGGCACCTGGTCGTCCGCGCTCGTGCCGCGCTGGACGCGTTGGAGCGGCTCGTCGTGGGCATGGGCACCGCCGTGCTGGCGGTCGCCGCCTCGCTGTGGCTGCTCGGCACCGCGGCGCTGTGCGTGGCCGGAGTCGGCATCCTGCTGGTGCCCACTGCCCTGCGCTTGGTGCGCACCGTCGCCGATCGGGAGCGGACGCGGCTGGAGGTCCTCCGCCCGCCACCGGTGCCGCGGAAACTGCGTGCCGCCCTCGCCCAGCCCTCCTTCCGGCGCGAACTGGGCTGGCTCGTCTGCCACAGCACCCTGGGGTTGCTCCTCAGCCTGACCGCCCTCACCCTGGCCGTCGACGTCATGCACGACGCGTCGTTCCCGGCGTGGTGGTGGTTCGTCTCGCCGGGCGACGCCACTCCGGCTCAGGGGTTCTTCACGGCGACGGACTGGGGCGACGCCGTTCTGGTCTGCCTGTTCGGCCTCGCGACGCTGGTCGTCTCGGTGCTGGTCATGCCGCTGCTGGCCCGGTGCCAGGCGTGGCCGGGCCTGCGGCTGCTGGCGCCGGACCGCGGGACCGACCTCGCGTTGCGCGTGGCCGAGCTCACCGCCACGCGCGCGGCCGCTCTGGACGCCCACGCCGTCGAACTGCGCCGGATCGAACGGTCTTTGCACGACGGCACGCAGAACCGGCTCGTCGCGGTGAACGTGCTGCTGGGTGCGGCGAAGCGGGCGCTGGCGCGGGATCCCGCCGCCGCCGAGGAGATCCTCGGGCGGGCCCAGGACGCCGGCGAGCAGGCGCTCGCCGAACTGCGCGGGGTCGTGCGCAGCATCCTGCCGCCGGTGCTGACCGAACGCAGCCTCCCGGACGCGCTCAGCGCGCTGGCCGCCGACTGCCCGGTGACCTGCCGGATCGATGCCGATCTGCCCGGCAGGTCCGCGGTCTCGGTCGAGGTGACCGCCTACTTCGTGGTCGCCGAGGCGCTCACCAACGTCGCCAAGCACAGCGGGGCGAAGGCAGCCACGGTCCGGCTCCGCCACGACCGCGACCGGGTGCGCGTGGAGATCACCGACGACGGCCGCGGCGGGGCGGACGAGGAAACCGGCTCCGGGCTCACCGGCATCCGGCGCCGCGTCGAAGCCCACGACGGGACGTTCGCGCTGGCCAGCCCGGCCGGCGGACCGACGACCCTGGTGGTGAGCCTGCCGTGCGGATCGTGA
- a CDS encoding type II CAAX endopeptidase family protein — MATRVDIEEERTGGGWRDGIRRRPLTWFFVLANLLSWVAWAPYILSENGLGVLHFRFPEVLGTAQFAGVLPGAYLGPIGAAFFVTAVADGRTGLRRWTGRLFKWRVSWLWYVGVVLSVPVSLTIATVALSERNPVVPAVATLVAYVPGLILQLLTTGLAEEPGWRDFALPRLQQRYGPLGGTLILGPLWGVWHLPLFFTEWGGWPDVTWLTPLEFIATCVTFSIIMTWVFNRTGQSLPLAMLLHTSVNNFFSLAWSEMFPGLSIHDTTDAFLLASTAVALVLLVATRCRLGYRPTTPVPLR, encoded by the coding sequence GTGGCGACCCGTGTGGACATCGAAGAGGAACGAACCGGCGGCGGCTGGCGGGACGGCATCCGCCGCCGTCCGCTGACGTGGTTCTTCGTCCTGGCCAACCTGCTGAGCTGGGTCGCGTGGGCGCCGTACATCCTGTCGGAGAACGGGCTGGGGGTCCTGCACTTCCGCTTCCCTGAGGTGCTCGGCACCGCGCAGTTCGCCGGTGTCCTGCCCGGCGCCTACCTCGGTCCGATCGGTGCCGCGTTCTTCGTGACCGCGGTCGCCGACGGGCGCACCGGGCTCCGCCGCTGGACCGGGCGGCTGTTCAAGTGGCGGGTCAGCTGGCTCTGGTACGTCGGGGTGGTGCTCAGCGTGCCGGTGTCGCTGACGATCGCCACGGTGGCGTTGTCGGAGCGGAACCCCGTGGTGCCGGCGGTGGCGACGCTGGTGGCCTACGTGCCGGGCCTGATCCTGCAGCTGCTCACGACGGGCCTGGCCGAGGAGCCGGGCTGGCGGGATTTCGCCCTCCCCCGGCTCCAGCAGCGCTACGGGCCGCTGGGTGGCACGCTGATCCTGGGCCCGCTGTGGGGTGTGTGGCACCTGCCCCTGTTCTTCACCGAGTGGGGCGGCTGGCCGGACGTCACCTGGCTGACGCCGCTGGAGTTCATCGCCACCTGCGTCACGTTCAGCATCATCATGACGTGGGTGTTCAACCGCACCGGCCAGAGCCTGCCGCTGGCGATGCTGCTGCACACGAGCGTGAACAACTTCTTCTCGCTGGCGTGGTCGGAGATGTTCCCCGGCCTGTCGATCCACGACACGACGGACGCGTTCCTGCTGGCCTCGACCGCGGTGGCGCTCGTGCTGCTCGTCGCGACCCGGTGCCGCCTCGGCTACCGGCCGACCACGCCGGTGCCCCTGAGGTAG
- a CDS encoding DUF5667 domain-containing protein produces MRFARERAESERFARALEPSPVRRDDEFADELALVGALRELGAAGAPDLETRQRIRAEIAGRLETAAATTPRRRWRPRTADLVAAALFLFLVLSGLTLVLSRTALPGDPLYNVKRAGESTALGLTFGDQEKARKHLEFATNRITELGELAAEGAGEADYRTAYDDFAADLQAGVAQMSAAATSDGAGTQALSDVRLWARNQAARLGAQPLPADAAPVFGDVRDLLGKVQERTSGLVARMNCYQITTGTADELGPLPATGECTQRPLPSAGSQPTSAPVAPSSHESTSPTATGTQLPPSDAAATPGIPAPTGGVTPPPVFGQPSMTSRPPVTTTTTPPPPLVSIPPLLPGLPPIVIG; encoded by the coding sequence GTGAGGTTTGCGCGTGAGCGAGCCGAGAGCGAGCGGTTCGCGCGCGCCCTGGAGCCCTCGCCGGTACGCCGCGACGACGAGTTCGCCGACGAACTCGCGCTCGTCGGCGCGCTGCGCGAGCTCGGCGCGGCCGGGGCCCCGGACCTGGAAACCCGGCAGCGGATCCGCGCGGAGATCGCCGGCCGACTGGAGACGGCGGCGGCCACCACCCCACGTCGGAGGTGGCGGCCGCGGACCGCCGACCTGGTGGCCGCCGCGCTTTTCCTCTTCCTCGTCCTCTCGGGGCTGACGCTGGTGCTCTCGCGCACCGCGCTGCCCGGCGACCCGCTCTACAACGTGAAGCGCGCCGGCGAGTCGACCGCGCTGGGCCTGACGTTCGGTGACCAGGAGAAGGCGCGCAAGCACCTCGAATTCGCCACCAACCGGATCACCGAACTCGGCGAGCTGGCCGCCGAAGGCGCGGGCGAAGCGGACTACCGGACCGCGTACGACGACTTCGCCGCCGACCTGCAGGCCGGCGTCGCCCAGATGTCCGCCGCGGCGACCAGCGACGGCGCCGGCACGCAGGCGCTGTCCGACGTCCGGCTGTGGGCGCGCAACCAGGCGGCGAGGCTGGGCGCGCAGCCGCTCCCGGCCGACGCGGCGCCGGTGTTCGGCGACGTCCGGGATCTGCTGGGCAAGGTCCAGGAGCGCACCAGCGGCCTGGTGGCCCGGATGAACTGCTACCAGATCACCACCGGCACGGCCGACGAGCTGGGCCCGCTCCCGGCGACCGGCGAGTGCACGCAGCGGCCCCTCCCGTCCGCCGGCAGCCAGCCGACGTCGGCCCCGGTCGCGCCCTCGTCGCACGAGAGCACGTCACCGACCGCGACGGGCACGCAGCTGCCGCCGTCGGACGCCGCGGCGACCCCGGGCATCCCCGCGCCGACCGGCGGGGTGACGCCGCCCCCGGTGTTCGGCCAGCCGTCGATGACCTCCCGGCCGCCGGTGACGACCACCACCACACCCCCGCCGCCGCTGGTGTCGATCCCGCCTTTGCTGCCGGGCCTGCCGCCGATCGTGATCGGCTGA
- a CDS encoding lysophospholipid acyltransferase family protein, producing MTRLHDWDDFGSEAGTVGGAEAQVIPLHGPGREKPEAVTAERDLREEEAARADAPVVAFPGGIERTAPDEPSFEESLSDAARSALGFIRDRLTGDYTVDEFGFDAELTEAVFLPPLRALYKKWFRVDTHGVENLPAAGGALLVSNHSGTIPLDSLMTAVAVHDETGGRHLRGLGADLVFQVPLVGSFARKSGQTLACHADAERLLRKGELVGVWPEGFKGVGKPFASRYKLQRFGRGGFVSAALRAGVPIIPVSVIGAEEIYPKLGDIKVLARMLGLPYFPVTPFFPMLGLLGAVPLPTKWSIEFGEPIATDSYGPDAVDDPMLVFQLTDQVRESIQQTLYRRLSQRKSVFRG from the coding sequence GTGACCAGGCTGCACGACTGGGACGACTTCGGAAGCGAGGCGGGAACGGTGGGCGGTGCCGAGGCGCAGGTCATCCCCCTGCACGGACCGGGCCGGGAGAAGCCCGAGGCGGTGACGGCGGAGCGCGACCTGCGCGAAGAGGAAGCAGCCCGGGCGGATGCGCCGGTCGTCGCCTTCCCCGGTGGCATCGAGCGGACGGCACCGGACGAGCCCTCGTTCGAAGAGTCACTTTCGGATGCGGCCCGCTCCGCACTCGGCTTCATCCGCGACCGGCTGACCGGTGACTACACGGTCGACGAGTTCGGCTTCGACGCCGAGCTCACCGAGGCGGTGTTCCTGCCGCCGCTGCGCGCGCTGTACAAGAAGTGGTTCCGCGTCGACACCCACGGTGTCGAGAACCTCCCGGCGGCCGGTGGCGCGCTGCTGGTGTCCAACCACTCGGGCACGATCCCGCTCGACTCCCTGATGACGGCGGTGGCGGTCCACGACGAGACCGGCGGCCGGCACCTGCGCGGCCTCGGCGCGGACCTGGTGTTCCAGGTGCCGCTGGTGGGGTCGTTCGCCCGCAAGTCCGGCCAGACGCTGGCCTGCCACGCGGACGCCGAGCGCTTGCTGCGCAAGGGCGAGCTGGTCGGGGTGTGGCCGGAGGGCTTCAAGGGCGTCGGCAAGCCGTTCGCTTCGCGCTACAAGCTGCAGCGCTTCGGCCGCGGCGGGTTCGTGTCGGCCGCGCTGCGCGCCGGCGTGCCGATCATCCCGGTGTCGGTGATCGGTGCCGAGGAGATCTACCCGAAGCTCGGTGACATCAAGGTGCTGGCCCGCATGCTGGGGCTGCCGTACTTCCCGGTGACGCCGTTCTTCCCGATGCTGGGCCTGCTGGGCGCGGTCCCGCTGCCGACCAAGTGGAGCATCGAGTTCGGCGAGCCGATCGCGACGGATTCCTACGGCCCGGACGCCGTCGACGACCCGATGCTGGTGTTCCAGCTGACCGACCAGGTGCGGGAGTCCATCCAGCAGACGCTGTACCGGCGGCTTTCGCAGCGGAAGTCGGTCTTCCGCGGCTGA
- a CDS encoding response regulator transcription factor — MRIVIAEDDLLLREGVAMLLRAEGVDVRAAVANADDFLAAVDEHAPDLAIVDVRMPPTHTDEGITAAVEARRRQPGLAVLVLSAYVEQAFATELFTDGGARLGYLLKERVGRVEEFLDALHRIVDGGTAIDPEVVAQLLTRSRPDNRLERLSAREREVLALMAEGLGNSAIAERLVVTDGAVHKHIRSIFAKLDLAPADRADRRVTAVLHYLRGTGVVGR, encoded by the coding sequence GTGCGGATCGTGATCGCCGAGGACGACCTGCTGCTGCGCGAGGGCGTTGCGATGCTGCTGCGTGCCGAGGGGGTCGACGTGCGGGCCGCCGTGGCCAACGCCGACGACTTCCTGGCCGCGGTGGACGAACACGCGCCGGATCTGGCCATTGTGGACGTCCGGATGCCGCCGACGCACACCGACGAGGGGATCACGGCGGCCGTCGAGGCCCGCCGCCGGCAGCCAGGGCTCGCTGTGCTCGTGCTCTCCGCCTACGTGGAGCAGGCGTTCGCCACCGAGCTGTTCACCGACGGCGGCGCCCGGCTCGGCTACTTGCTCAAGGAGCGCGTCGGCCGGGTCGAGGAGTTCCTCGACGCCCTGCACCGGATCGTGGACGGCGGCACGGCCATCGATCCGGAAGTCGTCGCCCAGCTGCTGACGCGCAGCCGCCCGGACAACCGGCTCGAGCGGCTCAGCGCGCGAGAGCGCGAAGTGCTGGCGCTGATGGCCGAAGGCCTGGGCAACAGCGCGATCGCCGAACGGCTCGTCGTCACCGACGGCGCCGTGCACAAGCACATCCGCAGCATCTTCGCGAAACTCGACCTCGCGCCGGCCGACCGGGCCGACCGCCGGGTGACGGCGGTGCTGCACTACCTCAGGGGCACCGGCGTGGTCGGCCGGTAG
- a CDS encoding AMP-binding protein yields MSAPEGTQPGVGGLLTRAAATWPEHPAVLETGTGRGLTYRQVEAAAQAQARRLADAGVEPGDRVGLRLPTSVDFVVAFFGALRAGAVVVPLSPQVPGPELAKLLEHSGAKVVVQRDADEDLTDGVSGLTPVGDPDGGGEFADAGRSGEDIAVVSYTSGTTGPPRGVMLSHRALLANLEQISTVEGVLEHDDRVLITIPLFHVYGLGPGLLQATAVGATAVLSERFEAQRTLDDCAGHRVTSITGVPTMYGEFAALGADELRRGLATVRRMTSGAAPLHPKVLTAIREATGLDVYEGYGLTECAPVVTSTLVTGYPKPGSVGRPLPGIELRLVDSDGTDQAVPLDPDDVDDVFEAEGETGLVSIRGANLFSGYWPDGGHGPDDEGWFRTGDVGYLDTDGDLHLVDRANDLIIVNGFNVFPREVEEVIGQLPEVAEAAVVGVVDERSGEAVKAVVVPAAGAALSEQQVTDHCAAHLAGYKVPHLVEFAESLPHSATGKLRRLRLR; encoded by the coding sequence GTGAGTGCTCCAGAGGGGACGCAGCCGGGGGTCGGCGGGCTGCTCACACGGGCCGCGGCCACCTGGCCGGAGCACCCGGCCGTGCTCGAAACCGGCACCGGACGCGGCCTGACCTACCGCCAGGTCGAGGCGGCCGCCCAGGCCCAGGCCCGCCGGCTGGCGGACGCGGGTGTCGAGCCGGGGGACCGGGTCGGGCTGCGGCTGCCGACGTCGGTGGACTTCGTGGTCGCCTTCTTCGGCGCGCTGCGGGCGGGGGCGGTCGTCGTGCCGCTGTCGCCGCAGGTGCCCGGGCCCGAGCTCGCGAAGCTGCTCGAGCACAGCGGCGCGAAGGTCGTCGTCCAGCGCGACGCGGACGAGGACCTCACGGACGGCGTGAGCGGTCTCACGCCCGTGGGTGACCCGGACGGAGGAGGCGAGTTCGCCGACGCCGGCCGGTCCGGGGAGGACATCGCGGTCGTTTCGTACACCTCCGGCACCACCGGGCCGCCGCGCGGGGTGATGCTGTCGCACCGCGCGCTGCTGGCGAACCTCGAGCAGATCAGCACGGTCGAGGGCGTCCTCGAACACGACGACCGCGTGCTGATCACCATCCCGCTCTTCCACGTCTACGGCCTCGGGCCCGGCCTGCTGCAGGCGACCGCCGTCGGCGCCACCGCGGTCCTCTCGGAGCGCTTCGAAGCCCAGCGGACGCTGGACGATTGCGCCGGGCACCGCGTCACGTCGATCACCGGCGTCCCGACGATGTACGGCGAGTTCGCCGCCCTCGGCGCCGACGAGCTCCGCCGCGGCCTGGCCACCGTGCGGCGGATGACGTCGGGCGCCGCGCCGCTGCACCCGAAGGTGCTGACCGCCATCCGCGAGGCCACCGGCCTCGACGTCTACGAGGGCTACGGCCTCACCGAATGCGCGCCGGTGGTCACGTCGACGCTGGTCACCGGCTACCCCAAGCCGGGCTCGGTCGGGCGGCCGCTGCCCGGGATCGAGCTGCGGCTGGTGGACAGCGACGGCACCGACCAGGCCGTGCCGCTCGACCCGGACGACGTCGACGACGTCTTCGAAGCCGAGGGCGAGACCGGGCTGGTGTCGATCCGCGGCGCCAACCTCTTCTCCGGGTACTGGCCCGACGGCGGCCACGGCCCGGACGACGAGGGCTGGTTCCGCACCGGCGACGTCGGCTACCTCGACACCGACGGTGACCTGCACCTGGTCGACCGGGCCAACGACCTGATCATCGTCAACGGCTTCAACGTCTTCCCGCGCGAGGTGGAGGAGGTCATCGGGCAGCTGCCCGAGGTGGCCGAGGCCGCGGTGGTCGGCGTCGTCGACGAGCGCAGCGGCGAAGCGGTCAAGGCGGTCGTCGTGCCGGCGGCCGGGGCGGCGCTGTCCGAACAGCAGGTCACCGACCACTGCGCGGCCCACCTGGCCGGGTACAAGGTGCCGCACCTGGTCGAATTCGCCGAGTCGCTGCCGCACTCGGCCACCGGGAAGCTGCGCCGCCTGCGGTTGCGGTAG
- a CDS encoding NAD-dependent epimerase/dehydratase family protein yields the protein MPSNIVLVTGVAGELGGKLLARLGNNPDFERVIGVDTVPPDKAVLQRMGHAEFVRADIRNPLIAKVISTAAVDTVVHASCTAHPAGPGRRTAIKEVNVIGTMRLLAACQRSPLVRKLVVKSTAAVYGAGARSQAVFTEDSELIPTSTSGYAKDAVEMEGYVRGLVRRRPDITTTLFRFANIIGPETDTVLARYFALPVVPTVFGYDARIQLLHSSDALSVLERATLTDKPGVFNVGAEGVLTLSQAIRRAGRVELPMPRSVVPSVGKVLRGARVVDFSADQVRLLNFGRVVDIAKLKQEFGYTPRWTTREAFDDYIVGRGLRPVLDGGKLAGLAGKVLVAAATGQASR from the coding sequence ATGCCGTCGAACATCGTGCTCGTCACCGGGGTCGCCGGGGAACTGGGCGGGAAACTGCTCGCCCGGCTGGGCAACAACCCCGACTTCGAACGGGTCATCGGTGTCGACACGGTCCCGCCGGACAAGGCGGTCCTGCAGCGCATGGGCCACGCGGAGTTCGTCCGCGCGGACATCAGGAACCCGCTGATCGCCAAGGTGATCAGCACAGCCGCGGTCGACACGGTGGTGCACGCGTCCTGCACCGCGCACCCGGCCGGGCCGGGCCGCCGCACGGCGATCAAGGAAGTCAACGTCATCGGCACCATGCGGCTGCTCGCCGCCTGCCAGCGGTCCCCGCTGGTCCGGAAACTGGTGGTCAAGTCGACGGCGGCCGTCTACGGCGCCGGCGCCCGCTCGCAGGCGGTGTTCACCGAGGACTCCGAGCTCATCCCCACCTCGACCAGCGGGTACGCGAAGGACGCCGTCGAGATGGAGGGGTACGTGCGCGGCCTGGTGCGCCGCCGCCCGGACATCACCACGACGCTGTTCCGCTTCGCCAACATCATCGGCCCCGAGACCGACACCGTCCTCGCGCGCTACTTCGCGCTGCCGGTGGTGCCGACGGTCTTCGGCTACGACGCGCGCATCCAGCTGCTGCACTCGTCCGACGCGTTGTCCGTGCTGGAACGGGCGACCTTGACCGACAAACCCGGCGTGTTCAACGTCGGTGCGGAGGGGGTACTCACCCTCTCGCAGGCGATCCGGCGAGCCGGCCGGGTCGAGCTGCCGATGCCGCGGAGCGTGGTGCCGTCGGTCGGCAAGGTCCTGCGCGGCGCTCGCGTCGTGGACTTCTCCGCCGACCAGGTCCGGCTGCTGAACTTCGGCCGGGTCGTCGACATCGCCAAGCTGAAGCAGGAGTTCGGCTACACCCCGCGGTGGACCACGCGTGAGGCGTTCGACGACTACATCGTGGGACGCGGGCTCCGCCCGGTGCTCGACGGCGGCAAGCTGGCCGGACTGGCCGGCAAGGTGCTCGTCGCCGCCGCGACGGGGCAGGCGAGCCGGTGA